In one Paramisgurnus dabryanus chromosome 21, PD_genome_1.1, whole genome shotgun sequence genomic region, the following are encoded:
- the ctdsp2 gene encoding carboxy-terminal domain RNA polymerase II polypeptide A small phosphatase 2, whose product MESSIITQVQREDSRSPSKTDQVNKTSPKKPGSRNIFKKLICCLRAQDAQLPASPTHDALLAPEENGTNAKIPGECLLPAVTSQDQGKICVVIDLDETLVHSSFKPISNADFIVPVEIEGTTHQVYVLKRPYVDEFLQRMGELFECVLFTASLAKYADPVTDLLDQCGVFRTRLFRESCVFYQGCYVKDLSRLGRELQKTLILDNSPASYIFHPENAVPVLSWFDDAEDTELLHLIPVFEELSQADDVCSRLEQLRAP is encoded by the exons ATCAGGTGAATAAAACCTCGCCCAAGAAACCTGGAAGTCGGAACATCTTCAAAAAGCTTATCTGTTGCCTTCGAGCACAAGATGCCCAACTGCCAGCTTCACCTACCCATGATGCCTTGCTAGCACCTGAGGAAAATGGGACCAATGCCAAA ATACCAGGAGAGTGTCTTCTACCAGCAGTGACCTCTCAGGACCAGGGGAAAATCTGTGTTGTTATAGATCTGGATGAAACACTGGTGCATAGCTCCTTTAAG CCAATAAGCAATGCAGATTTCATTGTGCCTGTGGAGATTGAGGGGACCACACACCAG GTGTATGTGTTGAAGCGGCCGTATGTGGATGAGTTTCTTCAGAGGATGGGAGAACTGTTTGAATGTGTTCTGTTCACTGCCAGCCTTGCTAAG TATGCAGACCCAGTGACTGACCTGCTGGATCAGTGTGGTGTATTTCGGACACGGCTGTTTCGTGAATCTTGCGTGTTCTATCAAGGCTGCTATGTTAAAGACCTGAGTCGCCTCGGCCGTGAGCTCCAGAAAACCTTGATCCTGGACAACTCCCCTGCCTCGTACATCTTCCACCCTGAAAACGCT GTTCCTGTGTTGTCCTGGTTTGATGATGCAGAGGACACTGAGCTGCTTCACCTCATCCCAGTATTTGAAGAGTTAAGTCAAGCTGATGATGTCTGCAGCAGACTAGAACAACTCAGGGCTCCATAA
- the nckap5l gene encoding nck-associated protein 5-like isoform X2, with translation MSEEAQNRVDEDFESEEGDLESYLEEESSSELLERVKELQAENSALSLANESQREAYERCLDEVANHVVQALLNQKDLREECIKLKMRVFDLERQNRTLCELLQEKLHSQSCVHQQPGPCLDHIGELQHSESNKLIEAQRNPQAKGPSECAQNYIPDTQGSSTSMEAMSPFLKKKAHILEVLRKLEETDPLRYHRSSGIPSICDYSQALASKEAVLACRDSSSRCNAPKAHCSHSCPDVCTHQHLNGGEHSNVKCGSCSTCLMLSNKDSVSLAKSSHNCCTSSPITIDNLNLSRPDFQENTDLQSLVKPVAGTSELFVNRTSADLSALSAEQGPSIDSHQSEAPDSCSRLSVSERDQTRAVSDHISVDTRDKNRLSDVLLESMSNRSSGSTCNDTICDDSIIDVDSNLKHLNAVVPQRLEKDHGSEELAVKDDTDYVSGSKLPTLGLKDNLQNAHCVMESNEMVHKGLLFSPNENHTASKVLDDISAPVKDSTPSDPQTCRSKLAVSPSQVSCLREVKASPSKLLKFLKIPTLNERTAVPNPPRLSPQLTRSSKIPCRSNNYEVHQSPVATRKATTTERQRQLPASKSESQSAPTSPPQPEDVPTPLTKELSCGIPKTSRVAKPTQSSHVQRTPQKIPHYENVSDLSKTCSTDVSQLLGEVSSSLRNSSPGSEGVKVKQSKFAMERPTNLKQKDVSPESDFSDQEDSSESPVWHKQVRSLPTQSTSQKVQSGISTRSRSQEKSEIDADPQNRESPFKRNDPPPVPKKSGIGRHSGESSHSFKERLAALGKLRNPEESTACPQLAEKKEVQSTASIVAHPQEKIKTADKNSDCKSGEYRLPKNTETNDEKSYHSGYLDGAVSKQQGSFQHGEQVVKSLPSSTLVSKLEHESPRTFIAKQESPKSKMHPPSANLEAAQALRTYVKNTTPHSLSYNGKNISGSPNKIQLKSPTKTVPPSMNRDGKPTQEFQRYMSKSEDRSHLRANKKKNSYGESLPPPPPRPVEVAEEKRHSVPSLQSSIEQKVMKGIEENMLKLQEQDKGQMVEVKQKASNGIASWFGLRKSKLPALSRKPESSKVKDDKREWKLNISSKDSKGAARKPEGESLNISMLIEKAEGLHKALEEERAYVNGVALDRQGKGHSCEVVMDQAQGQLSVMYRGVPSDNFMQQLLNRVDGKDTGAISMAHRRLSFDCKSRPVFSHQSSGIAIQTRSSDDMQKVSTLLSKDVTSDDNLAENIHHEHFAGSGISTHTLDSGIGTFPLPDYSANAGCKSIPKGKTHGESDPSLSQGKHGSGIKISHKAWTLERELSSLEEDYMGSQDIDLHTSTLENKIPASQIANIVHDGTDICGAPMKMGPTKNWTFPNLKASGEPSEVYLGVGDGVEPVSHKSSFKRRNKISGPVSNREGDPRSLPQPGQACRGKSRIPANPEMARDTGLELVRERPDDSLSPSHPQVLETPESLSDSLYDSLSSCGSQG, from the exons ATGTCGGAAGAGGCCCAAAATCGAGTGGATGAGGACTTTGAGTCTGAGGAGGGGGATCTTGAGTCCTATCTAGAGGAAGAGAGTAGCAGTGAGCTTCTGGAGAGAGTGAAGGAACTTCAG GCTGAGAATTCTGCTCTTTCCCTGGCAAATGAGAGTCAGAGAGAAGCATATGAGCGATGCCTGGATGAG GTGGCCAACCATGTTGTCCAAGCCTTGCTCAATCAAAAG gATCTGAGAGAGGAATGCATTAAGCTGAAAATGCGGGTGTTTGATTTGGAGAGGCAGAACCGAACCCTGTGTGAACTCCTACAGGAGAAATTACACAGTCAGTCATGTGTACACCAGCAG CCAGGACCCTGTTTGGACCACATCGGCGAGCTGCAACACAGTGAATCTAACAAACTGATAGAGGCTCAGAGAAATCCACAGGCAAAG GGACCCAGTGAATGTGCACAAAATTACATACCTGATACCCAGGGTTCATCCACTTCCATGGAGGCCATGTCTCCATTCTTGAAAAAGAAAGCACACATCTTGGAAGTCCTCCGCAAGCTTGAAGAAACAGATCCGCTTCGGTACCATCGTTCCTCTGGCATTCCGTCAATCTGTGACTACAGCCAGGCTCTTGCCTCTAAGGAGGCCGTTTTAGCCTGCAGAGACAGTTCGTCCAGGTGCAATGCACCCAAAGCACATTGTTCCCATTCCTGTCCAGATGTTTGCACACATCAGCATTTGAATGGAGGAGAGCACAGCAATGTAAAGTGTGGTAGTTGTAGCACATGCCTGATGCTGTCCAATAAAGACTCTGTGAGCTTAGCGAAGAGTAGTCACAACTGTTGCACTTCATCACCTATCACTATTGATAACCTCAATCTGTCTCGGCCTGATTTTCAGGAGAATACGGACTTGCAGAGCCTTGTGAAGCCTGTTGCAGGTACAAGTGAACTGTTTGTAAATAGAACATCTGCTGACCTGTCTGCTCTTTCAGCGGAACAAGGTCCATCTATAGATTCCCACCAATCAGAAGCTCCTGATTCATGCTCGCGTTTGTCAGTCTCAGAAAGGGATCAGACTAGAGCAGTTTCTGATCATATTTCAGTCGACACAAGAGACAAGAATAGGTTATCTGATGTTCTGCTCGAGTCTATGTCAAACAGGTCTAGTGGCAGCACTTGCAATGACACAATTTGTGACGACAGCATAATTGACGTGGACTCTAATCTGAAGCACTTAAACGCTGTAGTGCCACAGAGACTTGAGAAGGACCATGGTAGTGAAGAGCTTGCAGTGAAAGATGACACGGACTACGTATCCGGTTCAAAGCTGCCTACTCTTGGACTCAAAGACAATTTACAGAATGCACACTGTGTGATGGAAAGCAATGAAATGGTTCACAAAGGTCTGTTATTTTCTCCCAATGAAAATCACACCGCCTCAAAAGTGTTAGATGACATCTCGGCTCCCGTGAAAGACAGCACCCCATCCGATCCTCAGACCTGTAGATCAAAACTTGCGGTTAGCCCAAGTCAAGTTTCCTGCCTTAGAGAGGTCAAGGCCTCACCCTCCAAACTGCTCAAATTCCTAAAGATACCCACTCTTAACGAACGTACCGCAGTACCTAATCCACCTCGTCTCAGTCCTCAGTTGACGCGTAGCTCAAAGATTCCTTGCCGAAGCAACAACTATGAGGTTCACCAGTCGCCTGTAGCCACGCGAAAGGCCACCACAACAGAGAGGCAAAGACAGCTGCCTGCTTCTAAATCAGAGTCTCAATCTGCGCCAACATCTCCACCCCAGCCCGAAGATGTTCCCACACCGCTGACAAAAGAACTGAGCTGTGGTATACCTAAAACCAGTCGCGTAGCCAAACCTACACAAAGTTCTCACGTTCAGAGGACCCCTCAAAAAATACCACATTATGAAAATGTCTCGGATCTCTCCAAAACATGTAGTACAGATGTATCCCAGTTACTCGGAGAAGTGAGCTCTTCTCTTCGCAATTCCAGCCCTGGTAGTGAAGGGGTAAAAGTGAAGCAGTCGAAATTTGCTATGGAAAGGCCGACAAATCTCAAGCAGAAAGATGTCTCGCCAGAATCAGATTTTTCAGATCAAGAGGACAGCTCGGAGAGCCCAGTCTGGCATAAGCAAGTTCGGAGTCTACCTACTCAGTCAACATCCCAGAAAGTTCAAAGTGGGATCAGCACGCGGTCCAGAAGCCAAGAAAAAAGCGAAATTGATGCTGATCCACAAAACAGAGAATCACCTTTCAAAAGGAACGATCCACCTCCTGTTCCTAAAAAATCAGGGATTGGAAGGCATTCGGGTGAATCGAGCCATTCGTTTAAAGAAAGGTTGGCTGCCCTTGGTAAATTGAGAAACCCGGAGGAATCAACAGCTTGTCCCCAGCTTGCAGAAAAGAAAGAGGTTCAGTCCACAGCTAGTATAGTAGCACATCCCCAAGAAAAAATCAAAACTGCTGACAAAAATTCCGATTGTAAATCAGGAGAGTATAGACTTCCGAAAAATACAGAAACCAATGATGAAAAATCATATCATTCAGGTTATCTTGATGGTGCTGTCTCCAAACAACAAGGGTCCTTTCAGCATGGCGAGCAAGTGGTCAAGTCTCTTCCCTCTAGCACGTTAGTCTCTAAACTTGAACACGAATCTCCCAGAACATTCATAGCCAAGCAAGAGAGCCCAAAATCGAAGATGCATCCACCATCTGCCAATTTGGAGGCTGCACAGGCTTTGCGCACCTATGTTAAAAATACAACGCCACATAGCCTTTCATATAATGGAAAAAATATCAGTGGTAGCCCCAATAAAATACAGCTTAAGTCACCAACCAAAACTGTGCCACCTTCTATGAACCGAGATGGGAAACCTACCCAGGAGTTTCAGAGGTACATGTCAAAATCTGAAGACAGGAGCCATCTCAGGGCCAATAAGAAGAAGAATTCCTACGGAGAGAGTCTTCCTCCTCCACCACCAAGGCCAGTAGAAGTAGCAGAAGAAAAGAGACACTCTGTCCCCAGTCTACAGTCTTCTATTGAACAGAAGGTCATGAAAGGCATTGAGGAAAACATGCTGAAATTGCAGGAACAAGATAAAGGGCAAATGGTTGAGGTCAAGCAAAAGGCTTCCAACGGAATCGCTAGCTGGTTTGGCCTGAGAAAGAGTAAGCTGCCGGCTCTTAGCCGAAAACCAGAATCATCAAAAGTTAAAGATGACAAGAGAGAATGGAAACTCAATATATCGTCTAAGGATTCCAAGGGGGCTGCTAGAAAACCAGAGGGTGAGAGCTTAAACATTTCTATGCTGATCGAGAAGGCCGAGGGCTTACATAAAGCTCTTGAAGAGGAGCGGGCTTATGTGAATGGAGTGGCTTTGGACCGACAAGGAAAAGGACATTCCTGCGAGGTGGTGATGGATCAGGCCCAAGGACAGCTGTCTGTGATGTACAGAGGAGTGCCGTCTGACAACTTCATGCAACAACTGCTGAACCG GGTTGATGGGAAGGACACAGGGGCCATCAGCATGGCACATCGGCGTCTCTCATTTGACTGTAAATCCAGACCTGTATTCAGTCACCAGAGTTCTGGCATTGCCATTCAGACACGAAGCAGTGATGACATGCAAAAG GTTTCTACTTTACTGAGTAAAGATGTTACATCAGATGACAACCTGGCTGAGAACATTCATCATGAACACTTTGCAG GTTCTGGAATTTCTACACATACTCTTGACAGTGGCATTGGCACGTTCCCGCTTCCTGACTACAGTGCAAATGCCGGCTGCAAAAGCATTCCCAAAGGAAAGACCCACGGGGAGAGCGACCCTTCCCTTTCCCAGGGAAAACATGGCTCAGGGATAAAAATCTCCCACAAGGCATGGACTTTGGAGAGAGAGCTGTCTTCTTTAGAAGAGGATTATATGGGGAGTCAGGATATTGATCTTCACACCAGCACATTGGAAAACAAGATTCCAGCCAGCCAGATTGCAAACATTGTGCATGATG GCACTGATATCTGTGGAGCACCTATGAAAATGGGCCCTACTAAAAACTGGACATTTCCTAACCTCAAAGCATCAGGAGAGCCATCGGAGGTTTATCTTGGTGTTGGAGATGGTGTAGAGCCAGTCAGCCATAAAAGTTCATTTAAGAGG CGCAACAAGATTAGTGGCCCCGTAAGCAACCGAGAAGGCGACCCCAGAAGTCTTCCTCAACCCGGTCAGGCATGTAGAGGCAAAAGCCGCATTCCTGCTAATCCAGAGATGGCGAGGGACACTGGTTTAGAGTTGGTAAGAGAGAGACCCGATGATAGTTTGTCTCCAAGCCATCCACAAGTCCTCGAGACCCCCGAGTCCCTGAGTGACTCTCTCTACGACAGCCTCTCCTCCTGTGGTAGTCAAGGCTGA
- the nckap5l gene encoding nck-associated protein 5-like isoform X1 — protein sequence MSEEAQNRVDEDFESEEGDLESYLEEESSSELLERVKELQAENSALSLANESQREAYERCLDEVANHVVQALLNQKDLREECIKLKMRVFDLERQNRTLCELLQEKLHSQSCVHQQQPGPCLDHIGELQHSESNKLIEAQRNPQAKGPSECAQNYIPDTQGSSTSMEAMSPFLKKKAHILEVLRKLEETDPLRYHRSSGIPSICDYSQALASKEAVLACRDSSSRCNAPKAHCSHSCPDVCTHQHLNGGEHSNVKCGSCSTCLMLSNKDSVSLAKSSHNCCTSSPITIDNLNLSRPDFQENTDLQSLVKPVAGTSELFVNRTSADLSALSAEQGPSIDSHQSEAPDSCSRLSVSERDQTRAVSDHISVDTRDKNRLSDVLLESMSNRSSGSTCNDTICDDSIIDVDSNLKHLNAVVPQRLEKDHGSEELAVKDDTDYVSGSKLPTLGLKDNLQNAHCVMESNEMVHKGLLFSPNENHTASKVLDDISAPVKDSTPSDPQTCRSKLAVSPSQVSCLREVKASPSKLLKFLKIPTLNERTAVPNPPRLSPQLTRSSKIPCRSNNYEVHQSPVATRKATTTERQRQLPASKSESQSAPTSPPQPEDVPTPLTKELSCGIPKTSRVAKPTQSSHVQRTPQKIPHYENVSDLSKTCSTDVSQLLGEVSSSLRNSSPGSEGVKVKQSKFAMERPTNLKQKDVSPESDFSDQEDSSESPVWHKQVRSLPTQSTSQKVQSGISTRSRSQEKSEIDADPQNRESPFKRNDPPPVPKKSGIGRHSGESSHSFKERLAALGKLRNPEESTACPQLAEKKEVQSTASIVAHPQEKIKTADKNSDCKSGEYRLPKNTETNDEKSYHSGYLDGAVSKQQGSFQHGEQVVKSLPSSTLVSKLEHESPRTFIAKQESPKSKMHPPSANLEAAQALRTYVKNTTPHSLSYNGKNISGSPNKIQLKSPTKTVPPSMNRDGKPTQEFQRYMSKSEDRSHLRANKKKNSYGESLPPPPPRPVEVAEEKRHSVPSLQSSIEQKVMKGIEENMLKLQEQDKGQMVEVKQKASNGIASWFGLRKSKLPALSRKPESSKVKDDKREWKLNISSKDSKGAARKPEGESLNISMLIEKAEGLHKALEEERAYVNGVALDRQGKGHSCEVVMDQAQGQLSVMYRGVPSDNFMQQLLNRVDGKDTGAISMAHRRLSFDCKSRPVFSHQSSGIAIQTRSSDDMQKVSTLLSKDVTSDDNLAENIHHEHFAGSGISTHTLDSGIGTFPLPDYSANAGCKSIPKGKTHGESDPSLSQGKHGSGIKISHKAWTLERELSSLEEDYMGSQDIDLHTSTLENKIPASQIANIVHDGTDICGAPMKMGPTKNWTFPNLKASGEPSEVYLGVGDGVEPVSHKSSFKRRNKISGPVSNREGDPRSLPQPGQACRGKSRIPANPEMARDTGLELVRERPDDSLSPSHPQVLETPESLSDSLYDSLSSCGSQG from the exons ATGTCGGAAGAGGCCCAAAATCGAGTGGATGAGGACTTTGAGTCTGAGGAGGGGGATCTTGAGTCCTATCTAGAGGAAGAGAGTAGCAGTGAGCTTCTGGAGAGAGTGAAGGAACTTCAG GCTGAGAATTCTGCTCTTTCCCTGGCAAATGAGAGTCAGAGAGAAGCATATGAGCGATGCCTGGATGAG GTGGCCAACCATGTTGTCCAAGCCTTGCTCAATCAAAAG gATCTGAGAGAGGAATGCATTAAGCTGAAAATGCGGGTGTTTGATTTGGAGAGGCAGAACCGAACCCTGTGTGAACTCCTACAGGAGAAATTACACAGTCAGTCATGTGTACACCAGCAG CAGCCAGGACCCTGTTTGGACCACATCGGCGAGCTGCAACACAGTGAATCTAACAAACTGATAGAGGCTCAGAGAAATCCACAGGCAAAG GGACCCAGTGAATGTGCACAAAATTACATACCTGATACCCAGGGTTCATCCACTTCCATGGAGGCCATGTCTCCATTCTTGAAAAAGAAAGCACACATCTTGGAAGTCCTCCGCAAGCTTGAAGAAACAGATCCGCTTCGGTACCATCGTTCCTCTGGCATTCCGTCAATCTGTGACTACAGCCAGGCTCTTGCCTCTAAGGAGGCCGTTTTAGCCTGCAGAGACAGTTCGTCCAGGTGCAATGCACCCAAAGCACATTGTTCCCATTCCTGTCCAGATGTTTGCACACATCAGCATTTGAATGGAGGAGAGCACAGCAATGTAAAGTGTGGTAGTTGTAGCACATGCCTGATGCTGTCCAATAAAGACTCTGTGAGCTTAGCGAAGAGTAGTCACAACTGTTGCACTTCATCACCTATCACTATTGATAACCTCAATCTGTCTCGGCCTGATTTTCAGGAGAATACGGACTTGCAGAGCCTTGTGAAGCCTGTTGCAGGTACAAGTGAACTGTTTGTAAATAGAACATCTGCTGACCTGTCTGCTCTTTCAGCGGAACAAGGTCCATCTATAGATTCCCACCAATCAGAAGCTCCTGATTCATGCTCGCGTTTGTCAGTCTCAGAAAGGGATCAGACTAGAGCAGTTTCTGATCATATTTCAGTCGACACAAGAGACAAGAATAGGTTATCTGATGTTCTGCTCGAGTCTATGTCAAACAGGTCTAGTGGCAGCACTTGCAATGACACAATTTGTGACGACAGCATAATTGACGTGGACTCTAATCTGAAGCACTTAAACGCTGTAGTGCCACAGAGACTTGAGAAGGACCATGGTAGTGAAGAGCTTGCAGTGAAAGATGACACGGACTACGTATCCGGTTCAAAGCTGCCTACTCTTGGACTCAAAGACAATTTACAGAATGCACACTGTGTGATGGAAAGCAATGAAATGGTTCACAAAGGTCTGTTATTTTCTCCCAATGAAAATCACACCGCCTCAAAAGTGTTAGATGACATCTCGGCTCCCGTGAAAGACAGCACCCCATCCGATCCTCAGACCTGTAGATCAAAACTTGCGGTTAGCCCAAGTCAAGTTTCCTGCCTTAGAGAGGTCAAGGCCTCACCCTCCAAACTGCTCAAATTCCTAAAGATACCCACTCTTAACGAACGTACCGCAGTACCTAATCCACCTCGTCTCAGTCCTCAGTTGACGCGTAGCTCAAAGATTCCTTGCCGAAGCAACAACTATGAGGTTCACCAGTCGCCTGTAGCCACGCGAAAGGCCACCACAACAGAGAGGCAAAGACAGCTGCCTGCTTCTAAATCAGAGTCTCAATCTGCGCCAACATCTCCACCCCAGCCCGAAGATGTTCCCACACCGCTGACAAAAGAACTGAGCTGTGGTATACCTAAAACCAGTCGCGTAGCCAAACCTACACAAAGTTCTCACGTTCAGAGGACCCCTCAAAAAATACCACATTATGAAAATGTCTCGGATCTCTCCAAAACATGTAGTACAGATGTATCCCAGTTACTCGGAGAAGTGAGCTCTTCTCTTCGCAATTCCAGCCCTGGTAGTGAAGGGGTAAAAGTGAAGCAGTCGAAATTTGCTATGGAAAGGCCGACAAATCTCAAGCAGAAAGATGTCTCGCCAGAATCAGATTTTTCAGATCAAGAGGACAGCTCGGAGAGCCCAGTCTGGCATAAGCAAGTTCGGAGTCTACCTACTCAGTCAACATCCCAGAAAGTTCAAAGTGGGATCAGCACGCGGTCCAGAAGCCAAGAAAAAAGCGAAATTGATGCTGATCCACAAAACAGAGAATCACCTTTCAAAAGGAACGATCCACCTCCTGTTCCTAAAAAATCAGGGATTGGAAGGCATTCGGGTGAATCGAGCCATTCGTTTAAAGAAAGGTTGGCTGCCCTTGGTAAATTGAGAAACCCGGAGGAATCAACAGCTTGTCCCCAGCTTGCAGAAAAGAAAGAGGTTCAGTCCACAGCTAGTATAGTAGCACATCCCCAAGAAAAAATCAAAACTGCTGACAAAAATTCCGATTGTAAATCAGGAGAGTATAGACTTCCGAAAAATACAGAAACCAATGATGAAAAATCATATCATTCAGGTTATCTTGATGGTGCTGTCTCCAAACAACAAGGGTCCTTTCAGCATGGCGAGCAAGTGGTCAAGTCTCTTCCCTCTAGCACGTTAGTCTCTAAACTTGAACACGAATCTCCCAGAACATTCATAGCCAAGCAAGAGAGCCCAAAATCGAAGATGCATCCACCATCTGCCAATTTGGAGGCTGCACAGGCTTTGCGCACCTATGTTAAAAATACAACGCCACATAGCCTTTCATATAATGGAAAAAATATCAGTGGTAGCCCCAATAAAATACAGCTTAAGTCACCAACCAAAACTGTGCCACCTTCTATGAACCGAGATGGGAAACCTACCCAGGAGTTTCAGAGGTACATGTCAAAATCTGAAGACAGGAGCCATCTCAGGGCCAATAAGAAGAAGAATTCCTACGGAGAGAGTCTTCCTCCTCCACCACCAAGGCCAGTAGAAGTAGCAGAAGAAAAGAGACACTCTGTCCCCAGTCTACAGTCTTCTATTGAACAGAAGGTCATGAAAGGCATTGAGGAAAACATGCTGAAATTGCAGGAACAAGATAAAGGGCAAATGGTTGAGGTCAAGCAAAAGGCTTCCAACGGAATCGCTAGCTGGTTTGGCCTGAGAAAGAGTAAGCTGCCGGCTCTTAGCCGAAAACCAGAATCATCAAAAGTTAAAGATGACAAGAGAGAATGGAAACTCAATATATCGTCTAAGGATTCCAAGGGGGCTGCTAGAAAACCAGAGGGTGAGAGCTTAAACATTTCTATGCTGATCGAGAAGGCCGAGGGCTTACATAAAGCTCTTGAAGAGGAGCGGGCTTATGTGAATGGAGTGGCTTTGGACCGACAAGGAAAAGGACATTCCTGCGAGGTGGTGATGGATCAGGCCCAAGGACAGCTGTCTGTGATGTACAGAGGAGTGCCGTCTGACAACTTCATGCAACAACTGCTGAACCG GGTTGATGGGAAGGACACAGGGGCCATCAGCATGGCACATCGGCGTCTCTCATTTGACTGTAAATCCAGACCTGTATTCAGTCACCAGAGTTCTGGCATTGCCATTCAGACACGAAGCAGTGATGACATGCAAAAG GTTTCTACTTTACTGAGTAAAGATGTTACATCAGATGACAACCTGGCTGAGAACATTCATCATGAACACTTTGCAG GTTCTGGAATTTCTACACATACTCTTGACAGTGGCATTGGCACGTTCCCGCTTCCTGACTACAGTGCAAATGCCGGCTGCAAAAGCATTCCCAAAGGAAAGACCCACGGGGAGAGCGACCCTTCCCTTTCCCAGGGAAAACATGGCTCAGGGATAAAAATCTCCCACAAGGCATGGACTTTGGAGAGAGAGCTGTCTTCTTTAGAAGAGGATTATATGGGGAGTCAGGATATTGATCTTCACACCAGCACATTGGAAAACAAGATTCCAGCCAGCCAGATTGCAAACATTGTGCATGATG GCACTGATATCTGTGGAGCACCTATGAAAATGGGCCCTACTAAAAACTGGACATTTCCTAACCTCAAAGCATCAGGAGAGCCATCGGAGGTTTATCTTGGTGTTGGAGATGGTGTAGAGCCAGTCAGCCATAAAAGTTCATTTAAGAGG CGCAACAAGATTAGTGGCCCCGTAAGCAACCGAGAAGGCGACCCCAGAAGTCTTCCTCAACCCGGTCAGGCATGTAGAGGCAAAAGCCGCATTCCTGCTAATCCAGAGATGGCGAGGGACACTGGTTTAGAGTTGGTAAGAGAGAGACCCGATGATAGTTTGTCTCCAAGCCATCCACAAGTCCTCGAGACCCCCGAGTCCCTGAGTGACTCTCTCTACGACAGCCTCTCCTCCTGTGGTAGTCAAGGCTGA